A region from the Lentisphaera profundi genome encodes:
- a CDS encoding sulfatase, producing MKNFYGLVIYLCACFSILGAEKPNIIVLLTDDQRYDTLGCMGNDQVKTPHIDKLSARGITFDAHYTNTPICLGSRASLMTGMYEYTNGCNFSHGNLSKELWNEVAYPVILRRNGYFTGFIGKFGFPVDAKNYHEYESLPIEDFDRWYGWTGQGYFETAKNKYMEKFAADYPHVTMATAVAACEFIDEAQKQEKPFCLSLSFKASHKPFSPDPTYDDVYKDTVWNKRANYDEAGARKLPPQAKLGRQYLTIRDFKPENYQESMRKYNQLIYGIDQAVGRITAKLEASGLSKNTVIIYATDNGYSCGSHGFSGKVLPYEGPSRGPMIIMDPRSDQAGNRAPGVTGNIDIHPTVCELAGIAIPAKINGKSLVPVLGNSEARVREAMPVFNFWGSAATHEMTMITEKFKYIYWYHEGDGMLAAEELYDRQNDAVEMNNLVTNPEMEPQLEKMRELFDAQVQHLRDHAMPDRNYTEYGKLLDRSLAWEEKKNHVQKTFAKGYEQMKDIAANGQTKKPKKDKAEKSKKSKDGKPRVRKPKDQRKPKEEKAKEA from the coding sequence ATGAAGAATTTTTATGGCCTAGTTATTTATTTGTGTGCATGCTTTAGCATTCTCGGAGCGGAAAAACCCAATATCATTGTTTTGCTGACGGATGATCAGCGTTATGATACGCTGGGCTGCATGGGCAATGATCAGGTGAAAACTCCACATATTGATAAACTCAGTGCGCGCGGGATCACGTTTGATGCTCACTACACAAATACGCCCATTTGTTTGGGGAGTCGGGCAAGTCTGATGACGGGCATGTATGAGTATACCAATGGCTGTAATTTTTCTCATGGTAATTTAAGTAAAGAATTATGGAATGAAGTGGCTTATCCTGTGATCTTAAGACGCAATGGATATTTCACTGGCTTCATAGGAAAATTTGGTTTTCCTGTAGATGCAAAAAATTACCACGAGTATGAATCACTGCCGATTGAAGACTTTGATCGTTGGTATGGTTGGACGGGCCAAGGTTATTTTGAAACGGCCAAGAATAAGTATATGGAGAAATTTGCGGCTGATTATCCACACGTCACCATGGCGACTGCCGTGGCAGCTTGTGAGTTTATTGATGAAGCCCAAAAGCAGGAGAAGCCCTTCTGCCTTTCACTAAGTTTCAAAGCTTCACATAAACCTTTCTCACCAGATCCGACTTACGATGATGTCTACAAAGATACCGTTTGGAACAAGCGAGCCAATTACGATGAAGCAGGTGCGCGCAAGCTGCCTCCACAAGCTAAATTGGGACGTCAATATTTGACCATAAGGGATTTTAAGCCAGAAAATTATCAAGAATCAATGCGTAAATACAATCAACTGATTTACGGAATCGATCAGGCAGTGGGGCGCATCACGGCGAAGTTGGAAGCTAGCGGTCTCAGTAAAAATACGGTAATCATTTATGCGACGGATAATGGCTATAGCTGTGGATCGCACGGTTTTAGTGGAAAAGTTCTTCCCTATGAAGGGCCCTCACGTGGCCCAATGATCATCATGGATCCACGTAGTGATCAAGCGGGGAATCGCGCACCGGGTGTGACGGGTAATATTGATATACACCCCACGGTTTGTGAACTTGCAGGGATTGCGATTCCCGCAAAAATTAATGGTAAGAGCCTGGTTCCAGTACTCGGAAATAGTGAAGCCCGAGTACGTGAAGCGATGCCAGTATTTAATTTTTGGGGTTCGGCGGCCACTCATGAGATGACCATGATTACCGAGAAGTTTAAGTATATTTACTGGTACCACGAGGGTGATGGTATGCTAGCGGCCGAAGAACTCTACGATAGGCAGAATGATGCGGTGGAGATGAATAACCTAGTGACGAATCCGGAAATGGAACCCCAATTGGAGAAAATGCGTGAGCTCTTTGATGCACAGGTACAGCACCTACGCGATCATGCGATGCCCGATCGTAATTATACTGAGTACGGCAAGTTACTCGATCGTAGCCTGGCTTGGGAGGAAAAAAAGAATCACGTTCAAAAAACTTTCGCCAAAGGCTATGAGCAAATGAAAGATATTGCCGCTAATGGTCAAACGAAAAAGCCTAAAAAAGACAAGGCTGAAAAGTCAAAGAAAAGTAAAGACGGCAAGCCGCGCGTTCGCAAGCCCAAAGATCAGCGTAAGCCAAAGGAGGAAAAGGCTAAAGAGGCTTAA
- a CDS encoding metallophosphoesterase has translation MKDNAVNFGAIADCQYCNQKSKGVRKYALSKQKLSKCVDHLNTMDLEFVVHLGDFIDRDFKSFDDVLPIYNKLKSPHHQVLGNHDFDVADKYKKDVPNKMGMPAKYYDFKKHNWRFIILDGNDVSFHAYPKGSEPYKAAEVYYETNKIKSPKWNGAIGTPQISWIESLLKEAQNNDEKVILFCHFPIFPQDPHNLWNAAEVITLLEKYSCVKAYINGHNHKGNYALKKGIHYLTLKGMVDTDESSYATIKLDSQNIAVQGFGREGNRTLPIRK, from the coding sequence ATGAAAGACAATGCAGTTAACTTTGGCGCCATTGCTGATTGTCAATACTGTAATCAAAAATCGAAAGGCGTCAGAAAATACGCTTTATCTAAGCAAAAGTTATCGAAATGTGTCGATCATCTCAACACCATGGATTTAGAATTTGTCGTTCATTTAGGTGATTTTATTGATCGTGATTTCAAAAGTTTTGATGACGTCCTGCCGATCTATAACAAGCTCAAAAGTCCCCATCATCAAGTCCTGGGAAATCATGATTTTGATGTCGCTGACAAGTACAAAAAAGACGTCCCAAATAAAATGGGCATGCCGGCCAAATACTATGATTTCAAAAAACATAATTGGCGCTTTATTATCCTCGATGGCAATGATGTCAGTTTCCATGCCTATCCAAAAGGAAGTGAGCCCTACAAAGCAGCTGAAGTCTATTACGAGACAAATAAAATTAAGTCTCCCAAGTGGAATGGCGCTATTGGTACTCCACAAATAAGCTGGATTGAGTCGCTTTTAAAAGAAGCTCAGAATAATGATGAAAAAGTCATTCTCTTTTGCCATTTCCCCATTTTCCCTCAAGACCCCCACAATTTATGGAATGCAGCAGAAGTCATCACCCTACTTGAAAAGTATTCTTGCGTTAAAGCCTACATCAATGGCCATAATCACAAAGGAAATTATGCGCTTAAAAAAGGAATTCACTACCTCACACTCAAAGGCATGGTGGATACTGATGAAAGCTCCTACGCAACAATCAAACTGGACTCACAAAATATTGCAGTTCAGGGTTTTGGACGTGAGGGCAATCGCACTTTACCCATCCGTAAATAA
- a CDS encoding glycosyl hydrolase family 28-related protein: MNLKLQFFIICIQLSSLLLGVGQHSSLWGKEGELWTPKSQLPDFSFAGYHSGEKAIPRVPITTNVTDYGAIPNSGKDGTQAFIKAIEQTESGVIFIPAGHYILSDILWIKKSNIALRGAGPEKTILEFRPDLEDVRPNMGKTTSGKATSNYSWSGGFIWIKGSYREKFISKITQEAERGSYSISVANPAKLKVGQYITIELREDKNKSLIKYLYSGDSGDITNLKKTVKTKFTTKITAVNTQEILIERPLPFDIKLTWNPFIKTFNPSVSESGVEDLSITFPNTAYQGHFSERGKNGIALNSVANCWVRNVHFQNCDSGLYMHGQFCTAMDLVFKSDRLKLKNNHMGYTGHHGLSAGLDCLFENFDFQTHFIHDLGLSHANRGNVFKNGRGLNLSLDHHRQAPYENLFSNLDAGIGSDLWRCGGGKGLGKHCGARGTFWNIRTEKKIKFPKDDFGPPSLNFIGLNFKKDLAPSMFKHEDIQPQKLIPADIHSAQLQKRLRKKSSSASNKNH; this comes from the coding sequence TTGAACCTGAAATTACAGTTTTTTATTATTTGTATCCAGCTATCATCATTGCTTTTGGGCGTTGGTCAACATTCCTCTTTATGGGGCAAAGAAGGTGAACTTTGGACGCCTAAGAGTCAGCTCCCCGATTTCTCTTTTGCCGGCTATCATTCAGGTGAAAAAGCGATTCCTCGTGTCCCCATTACTACAAACGTGACCGATTATGGCGCCATCCCCAATTCGGGTAAAGATGGCACCCAGGCCTTCATAAAAGCTATCGAACAAACTGAAAGTGGAGTCATCTTCATTCCCGCTGGCCACTACATTTTAAGTGATATTCTGTGGATAAAAAAATCAAATATTGCACTGCGTGGTGCTGGCCCAGAAAAAACCATACTCGAATTTCGTCCCGACCTTGAGGATGTTCGCCCTAATATGGGGAAAACCACATCAGGCAAGGCCACTTCCAACTACTCATGGTCAGGTGGTTTCATCTGGATAAAAGGATCCTACCGTGAAAAATTCATTTCAAAAATCACCCAAGAAGCTGAGCGAGGTTCTTATTCAATTTCTGTTGCGAATCCCGCAAAACTCAAGGTTGGTCAGTATATCACCATCGAATTAAGGGAAGACAAAAACAAATCTCTAATCAAATACCTCTATTCCGGTGATAGCGGAGACATCACTAATTTGAAAAAAACGGTAAAAACAAAATTCACCACAAAGATCACCGCCGTAAATACACAAGAAATTCTGATTGAACGCCCCCTTCCTTTTGATATCAAATTAACTTGGAATCCTTTCATTAAAACTTTTAATCCATCTGTAAGTGAAAGCGGAGTTGAAGACTTAAGTATAACTTTTCCCAACACCGCCTACCAAGGTCATTTTAGCGAACGTGGCAAAAATGGAATTGCTTTAAATTCTGTGGCTAATTGCTGGGTTCGCAATGTTCATTTTCAAAACTGCGATAGCGGCCTCTATATGCATGGACAGTTTTGTACGGCGATGGATCTCGTCTTTAAATCCGATCGACTCAAATTAAAAAATAATCATATGGGCTATACAGGGCACCATGGTCTTTCCGCAGGACTTGATTGTCTTTTCGAAAACTTTGATTTCCAAACCCATTTTATTCACGATTTAGGACTCAGTCACGCCAATCGCGGCAATGTATTCAAAAATGGCCGAGGACTCAACCTCAGTCTCGATCACCATCGTCAGGCTCCCTACGAAAACCTTTTTTCAAATTTAGATGCTGGTATCGGTAGCGATTTGTGGCGTTGCGGAGGTGGCAAAGGCTTGGGTAAGCATTGTGGTGCTAGGGGGACTTTTTGGAATATTCGAACTGAGAAAAAAATTAAATTTCCCAAAGACGATTTCGGCCCACCATCACTCAATTTTATTGGTCTTAATTTCAAAAAAGATCTAGCGCCCTCCATGTTTAAACATGAAGATATTCAGCCCCAGAAACTCATACCCGCAGATATCCATTCCGCTCAATTGCAAAAGAGACTCAGAAAAAAATCTTCTTCAGCATCTAATAAAAATCACTAA
- a CDS encoding FG-GAP repeat domain-containing protein, with product MNKILCLVIFLVLSTQAKLKFEMRELFSGANVNSAQVWDYDGNGHGDVIFTAKNQLNIAMGPEYKVKVVLEMPAGFRKQAIHSRLMDVDGDGDMDFVGTGQGIYWLECPDNPRDTWSFHQITLDFSGSHCVLIADADEDGQLDIVVNNFQPAEFKRHKGPTKNLYPSSIICYPIPNKPKNQHEWKAYPLADGDAPGGSHYMSMADIDGDGQQEMFTGAKGEKFKNGNYFAIWKAGKDRLKPWDKIKVFKDQMGATHLYGADLNVDGLNDLVASRGHGKGLLWFKAPDFKAIEIDVQLERPHTMDIADLDNDGDIDILACGNDSKRLEWYENDGKGNFTRHIISENQQAYDVSIRDINGDGKLDFVIAGWQQQSVRIYFQK from the coding sequence ATGAATAAAATTTTATGCTTAGTGATATTTCTCGTATTAAGTACTCAGGCAAAATTGAAGTTTGAGATGCGAGAGCTGTTTTCAGGAGCCAATGTGAATTCAGCTCAAGTGTGGGATTACGATGGTAATGGTCATGGAGATGTGATTTTTACAGCCAAGAATCAATTAAATATTGCGATGGGTCCTGAATACAAAGTAAAAGTCGTACTCGAGATGCCAGCCGGTTTTCGCAAGCAGGCCATTCATTCGCGCTTGATGGATGTGGATGGCGATGGCGATATGGATTTTGTGGGAACAGGCCAAGGGATTTATTGGCTTGAATGTCCAGACAATCCTAGAGATACTTGGTCCTTTCATCAGATCACTTTGGATTTCTCGGGCAGCCACTGCGTTTTAATTGCTGACGCCGATGAAGATGGCCAATTAGATATAGTAGTGAATAACTTTCAGCCGGCTGAATTTAAGCGTCACAAGGGACCCACAAAGAATCTTTATCCATCTTCAATTATTTGTTATCCTATACCGAATAAGCCAAAAAATCAGCATGAATGGAAGGCTTACCCCTTGGCAGATGGCGATGCTCCAGGCGGATCCCATTACATGTCAATGGCAGATATTGATGGCGATGGCCAACAAGAAATGTTTACGGGTGCGAAGGGAGAAAAGTTTAAAAATGGCAATTATTTCGCGATTTGGAAAGCCGGAAAAGATCGCTTAAAGCCCTGGGATAAAATTAAAGTTTTCAAGGACCAAATGGGTGCCACTCACCTGTATGGAGCAGATCTAAATGTTGATGGCTTAAACGACTTAGTGGCCTCTCGCGGTCATGGCAAGGGACTCTTATGGTTTAAGGCGCCTGACTTCAAAGCGATAGAAATTGATGTGCAACTCGAGCGTCCGCATACGATGGATATTGCCGATCTCGACAATGACGGAGATATAGATATTTTGGCATGTGGCAATGATTCAAAACGGCTCGAATGGTATGAGAATGATGGCAAGGGAAACTTTACGCGGCATATCATTAGTGAAAATCAGCAGGCTTATGATGTCAGTATTCGCGATATAAATGGCGATGGAAAATTGGATTTTGTGATCGCCGGATGGCAGCAGCAGAGTGTGAGGATTTACTTTCAAAAGTAA
- a CDS encoding type II secretion system protein, translated as MYFTRKSFTLIELLVVIAIIGILGSLLLPSLSNARKKALLASCKSQIKQLNYALYNYTDDNDQYFVPQRKHSSSLIIWDDQLFDYLSVSLTDSQKDGVKLTRTNYPQFTKKNPFKCPADDIVRNGDRNPRSYVYNTANTSGRFAFSGLGTTWGESIKMSSLGKSSEVLTFMQNDDHAEKSLGANGDSHMGTQWATTLEPENTHELYTRYNTGFADGSVRLLHEANVYNALLHEPN; from the coding sequence ATGTATTTTACACGCAAATCATTCACTCTTATCGAACTGCTGGTGGTCATAGCGATCATTGGTATTCTCGGTAGCTTACTCTTACCTTCCTTAAGCAATGCTCGTAAAAAAGCTTTACTTGCTTCATGTAAAAGCCAAATCAAGCAACTTAACTATGCTCTCTACAATTATACGGACGATAATGACCAATATTTCGTTCCTCAGCGCAAACACTCTAGTAGTTTAATCATCTGGGATGATCAGCTCTTTGACTACCTCAGTGTGTCCTTAACAGACTCTCAAAAGGATGGAGTTAAACTTACCCGAACAAATTACCCCCAATTCACCAAGAAAAACCCCTTTAAATGCCCCGCAGATGACATAGTCAGAAATGGTGATCGCAATCCTCGTTCCTATGTATATAATACCGCTAACACCAGTGGACGTTTTGCTTTCAGTGGTCTAGGGACAACTTGGGGTGAAAGCATCAAAATGTCATCACTTGGAAAGAGTAGTGAAGTCTTAACTTTTATGCAAAACGATGATCACGCAGAAAAATCTTTAGGTGCTAATGGCGATTCACACATGGGAACCCAATGGGCCACCACCCTAGAACCTGAAAACACCCACGAACTCTACACCCGCTACAATACGGGATTTGCCGATGGTAGTGTAAGGCTTCTTCACGAAGCTAATGTTTACAATGCACTTCTTCACGAGCCTAATTGA
- a CDS encoding sulfatase: MKPLFTLLIILSTIVLAEQKPNFIFIMADDMGFGDLEAYGHNTNLKTPHLNAMATNGMLFNNFYSQAPVCSPTRFSCYTGRHPFRTGIWEANQGSLRDEEITLPEVLKKHGYRTGHFGKWHLGQMVDDPKLGKGTRMPMAAPQNNGVDDWFAVHSCVPTFNPYGPESKEAAESDNAYYQNGVRVTENMAGDSSRIIMDRALPFIKKAVNEQIPFSTYIWFNTPHAPVSGNPEWQSTYEPSVGKAWQYYSNLADMDKQVGRLRAELKKMGIADNTMLCFTSDNGPVSHGSAGPFRASKRHLFDGGIHVPGIIEWPARVAKGSKTDAIACTTDYFLTALEAAGIDYHSPHAMDGQSLLPILTQKENTREKPLLFQSHGSQVVLTEKFKAMRVYEGAFSQQHAQEAGLILGEWGLFDRSNDEGENKNIASAHPEVLSKSSKIFELWDKSLQNSYLGKEFGEAGQKYADGSYRSNGGLKGKSQKKNKKSKSGKKSKKNKNTTKI; the protein is encoded by the coding sequence ATGAAACCATTATTTACTTTACTTATAATATTATCGACCATAGTTCTAGCAGAACAAAAGCCCAATTTTATTTTTATTATGGCGGATGATATGGGCTTCGGCGATTTGGAGGCCTATGGCCACAATACAAATCTCAAAACTCCCCATCTCAATGCCATGGCCACAAATGGAATGTTATTTAATAACTTCTATTCTCAGGCCCCCGTGTGTTCGCCCACACGCTTCAGTTGTTATACCGGGCGCCACCCCTTCCGCACGGGTATCTGGGAAGCGAATCAGGGCTCACTTCGCGATGAGGAAATCACCCTACCCGAAGTCCTCAAAAAACATGGCTATCGAACCGGTCATTTTGGCAAGTGGCATTTGGGACAAATGGTCGATGATCCCAAACTCGGCAAAGGCACTCGCATGCCCATGGCCGCTCCCCAAAATAATGGCGTCGATGATTGGTTTGCCGTTCATAGCTGTGTCCCTACTTTCAACCCTTATGGCCCCGAAAGCAAAGAAGCTGCAGAATCCGATAATGCTTATTACCAAAATGGCGTGAGAGTGACTGAGAATATGGCGGGTGATTCATCTCGCATTATTATGGACCGTGCCCTTCCCTTCATAAAAAAGGCAGTAAATGAGCAAATTCCTTTCTCAACTTATATCTGGTTTAATACCCCCCACGCACCAGTATCTGGCAATCCTGAATGGCAATCTACTTATGAACCCTCTGTCGGTAAAGCTTGGCAGTATTACTCCAATTTAGCCGATATGGACAAACAAGTCGGACGCCTACGTGCGGAACTCAAAAAAATGGGTATCGCCGATAACACAATGCTCTGCTTCACTTCTGATAATGGACCCGTTTCACACGGTAGCGCTGGCCCTTTTAGAGCTTCAAAACGCCACCTCTTTGATGGTGGGATTCACGTGCCAGGCATCATCGAATGGCCCGCCAGAGTTGCCAAGGGTTCAAAAACGGATGCCATTGCCTGCACCACCGATTACTTTCTCACCGCACTCGAAGCCGCGGGAATCGATTATCACTCACCCCACGCCATGGATGGCCAGAGCTTGCTTCCCATCCTCACTCAAAAGGAAAACACTCGTGAAAAACCTCTTTTATTCCAGAGCCATGGCTCCCAAGTCGTACTCACAGAAAAATTTAAAGCCATGAGAGTTTATGAAGGAGCCTTCTCCCAACAACACGCTCAAGAAGCCGGCCTCATCCTAGGTGAATGGGGGCTCTTTGATCGTAGTAATGATGAAGGCGAAAATAAAAACATTGCTTCCGCCCACCCTGAAGTACTCAGTAAATCCAGCAAAATTTTCGAACTATGGGATAAAAGCTTACAAAACAGTTACTTAGGCAAGGAATTTGGCGAAGCCGGACAAAAATATGCTGATGGCTCCTATCGCAGCAATGGTGGCCTCAAAGGAAAAAGTCAAAAAAAGAATAAAAAATCAAAGAGTGGGAAAAAAAGTAAGAAAAATAAGAACACGACAAAGATCTGA
- a CDS encoding sulfatase family protein — MKKLFTLLTIFSSLILAESKPNIIYILADDMGYGDVKAYNPDCKFPTPHLDSLAQNGMMFTDSHTNSSVCTPTRYGIMTGRYAWRTRLKDGVQNGYGASLIEPDRMTLASLLKSQGYNTACIGKWHIGMDWALTSGSSAKAKGDNVDHTTPIKNGPVDVGFDYYFGLAGSLGMPPHCFIENRNLISELDVIHKDKKGTNKKLHSCRPGFASSDFDVFQVLNQVTDKAVDYIEKNAKKEKPFFLYFPLNAPHAPVTPHKDFQAKSNINAYADFCMEVDWRVGQIIKSLKEQNIFDNTLIIFTTDNGCSGTAKIDQLLAVGHNPSAHFRGIKGNLYEGGHRVPFLVQWPKAIKAGSVSDQTICTTDFLATLADMNNLELKDNQGEDSVSFYPALMGQNIDTTQRTAIIHHSDQGKFAIRQNKWVLVMDPHAGSKRKDGFSTPVKNPAAIQLFDLDQDPSQTINLQHQNPEIVSRMKKQLMSIIDNGRSTPGQAQKNDPGKKGWAHYDELIEKIN, encoded by the coding sequence ATGAAGAAACTATTCACCCTACTCACTATATTCAGCTCACTGATCCTTGCTGAGTCTAAACCCAACATCATTTACATCCTTGCCGATGACATGGGCTACGGCGATGTAAAAGCCTATAATCCTGATTGTAAATTTCCGACGCCCCATTTGGACTCATTAGCCCAGAATGGGATGATGTTCACCGACTCTCACACAAACTCATCCGTTTGTACCCCCACCCGCTATGGAATCATGACGGGTCGTTACGCCTGGCGTACACGTTTAAAAGACGGCGTCCAGAATGGTTATGGTGCCTCCCTTATTGAGCCCGACCGCATGACACTGGCATCACTACTTAAAAGCCAAGGCTATAATACCGCCTGCATTGGTAAATGGCATATTGGCATGGACTGGGCTTTAACGAGCGGTAGCTCAGCCAAGGCCAAGGGTGATAACGTCGATCATACCACCCCCATAAAAAATGGTCCCGTTGATGTCGGCTTCGATTATTATTTCGGCTTAGCGGGTTCCTTGGGAATGCCTCCCCACTGCTTCATTGAAAACCGCAATCTCATTTCCGAACTCGATGTGATACACAAGGATAAAAAGGGAACTAACAAAAAACTTCACTCCTGTCGTCCCGGATTTGCTAGTAGTGATTTCGATGTTTTCCAAGTCCTCAATCAAGTCACTGATAAAGCCGTCGATTATATCGAAAAAAACGCCAAAAAAGAAAAGCCCTTCTTTCTCTACTTCCCCTTGAATGCGCCCCACGCACCCGTCACCCCCCACAAAGATTTCCAGGCCAAGAGCAATATCAACGCCTACGCCGACTTCTGCATGGAAGTCGATTGGCGCGTCGGACAAATTATTAAGTCACTGAAAGAACAAAATATCTTTGATAATACCCTTATCATTTTTACCACCGATAACGGCTGCTCAGGCACGGCAAAAATTGATCAACTCTTAGCCGTAGGCCATAATCCGAGCGCTCATTTCCGCGGTATCAAAGGCAACCTCTATGAAGGCGGTCATCGCGTCCCCTTTCTCGTTCAATGGCCCAAGGCAATCAAAGCGGGCAGCGTCTCTGATCAAACTATTTGCACCACCGATTTCCTTGCCACTTTAGCCGACATGAATAATCTAGAACTCAAGGATAATCAGGGCGAAGATAGCGTCAGTTTTTATCCAGCACTCATGGGCCAAAATATTGATACTACTCAAAGGACTGCTATCATCCATCACTCCGATCAGGGTAAGTTTGCAATTCGCCAAAATAAATGGGTACTCGTTATGGATCCTCATGCCGGCTCCAAACGCAAAGATGGCTTCTCTACTCCCGTCAAAAACCCCGCTGCAATCCAGCTCTTTGACCTCGATCAAGACCCTAGCCAAACTATCAACCTTCAGCATCAAAACCCCGAGATTGTCTCACGCATGAAAAAACAGCTCATGAGTATTATTGATAATGGTCGTAGCACGCCCGGGCAAGCCCAGAAAAATGACCCTGGTAAAAAGGGCTGGGCTCACTACGACGAACTGATTGAGAAAATTAATTGA
- a CDS encoding sulfatase has product MKKFTYLILGLLSSTLYASERPNIIFLLADDMRWDSMGHLGIFEVKTPTLDKLAEKGTRFTRNYNTTAICMASRAQIMTGLYEFSTGSNFLHGNLAWQKWEKSYPMLLRKNGYFTGFAGKFGFHLNDETGKPLKGGTTERVIKSFDWWSGWMGQGSYQMNENREAHEYKNVYGDKAEHTTYALGLMGRDFVKKAKASGKPFCLSISFKAPHTPLATDPRYDSLYEGVKFTKPADFNEVDKLPAQAKSGRPLSKGKGWVRSYDDTMKKYHTMIYGMDKAIAMILEEVKEQQVEDNTIIIFTSDNGHHNGSKGLGGKLYAYEVGSLAPAIIYDPRHDTCQKFKTNEALSGNIDFHPTILDYAGIAKAAPNHGKSMVSLIKGEKQKLHDSLLLINVWGIASAQSLGVVTDDYKYINWFYGADDFTPTEELFNLKKDAFEQDSLAMNPEAKPQLEAMRQLYDKFLAQWKEESVAGAGYEKYVQLADRTIPFSQHSQEMIASMYSDDKAGKTKQDKKAKKDKKAKKDKKAADKNKS; this is encoded by the coding sequence ATGAAAAAATTCACTTACCTCATTCTAGGCTTACTCTCATCGACTTTATATGCTTCTGAACGGCCCAATATTATTTTTCTTTTAGCAGATGATATGCGCTGGGATTCCATGGGTCACCTTGGCATCTTCGAAGTTAAAACCCCCACGCTGGATAAGCTCGCTGAAAAAGGCACCCGCTTTACCCGCAATTATAATACCACCGCAATCTGCATGGCGAGCCGTGCTCAGATCATGACCGGGCTCTATGAATTCTCTACTGGCTCCAACTTTCTACATGGTAATTTGGCTTGGCAGAAATGGGAAAAATCCTACCCCATGTTACTGCGCAAGAATGGTTACTTCACTGGCTTTGCAGGCAAATTTGGTTTTCACCTCAATGATGAAACTGGCAAGCCACTCAAGGGCGGCACTACCGAACGCGTCATCAAAAGTTTTGATTGGTGGTCGGGCTGGATGGGTCAGGGCAGTTACCAAATGAATGAAAACCGCGAAGCTCACGAATATAAAAACGTCTATGGTGATAAAGCCGAGCACACCACCTACGCACTCGGTCTCATGGGTCGCGATTTTGTCAAAAAAGCCAAGGCTAGTGGCAAACCCTTCTGCCTCTCAATCAGCTTTAAAGCGCCCCACACGCCGCTCGCTACTGATCCGCGCTATGACTCACTCTACGAAGGCGTGAAATTCACCAAGCCCGCCGATTTCAATGAAGTCGATAAACTTCCCGCACAAGCTAAGAGCGGCCGTCCGCTATCCAAGGGCAAGGGCTGGGTCAGAAGTTATGATGATACCATGAAAAAATATCACACCATGATCTACGGTATGGATAAGGCCATCGCGATGATCCTCGAAGAAGTCAAAGAGCAGCAAGTCGAAGACAATACTATCATTATCTTTACTTCAGATAATGGTCACCATAATGGTAGCAAAGGCCTGGGCGGCAAACTTTACGCTTACGAAGTCGGCTCTCTCGCTCCTGCAATCATCTATGATCCACGCCATGATACCTGTCAAAAATTTAAAACTAATGAGGCCCTCTCTGGCAATATCGATTTTCATCCCACCATTCTCGATTATGCGGGAATCGCAAAAGCTGCTCCTAACCATGGCAAGAGCATGGTCTCATTAATCAAAGGCGAAAAACAAAAACTTCACGATTCACTCTTGCTCATCAATGTCTGGGGTATTGCTTCTGCACAAAGCCTAGGCGTCGTTACCGATGACTATAAATATATCAACTGGTTTTATGGTGCCGACGACTTCACCCCCACAGAAGAACTCTTTAATCTCAAGAAAGATGCCTTTGAACAAGATAGCCTCGCAATGAATCCAGAAGCTAAGCCTCAGCTCGAAGCGATGCGCCAGCTCTATGATAAATTTTTAGCCCAATGGAAAGAGGAAAGCGTCGCTGGGGCGGGCTACGAAAAATATGTTCAACTCGCCGATCGTACGATCCCTTTCTCTCAACATAGCCAGGAAATGATTGCTAGCATGTATAGCGATGATAAAGCCGGCAAAACTAAGCAGGATAAAAAGGCAAAAAAAGATAAGAAAGCTAAAAAGGATAAAAAAGCCGCCGATAAAAACAAGAGTTAA